A genomic region of Dickeya solani IPO 2222 contains the following coding sequences:
- the yfcE gene encoding phosphodiesterase, with amino-acid sequence MKLMFASDLHGSLSATETLLARFEQSGADWLILLGDFLNHGPRNPLPDRYQPADVASLLNRYASQIMAVRGNCDSEVDQMLLQFPITAPWQQVLLPDNRLFLTHGHLYHPEKRPPLHAGDVLVFGHTHLPVAERRDDIYCFNPGSVSLPKGGYPASYGLLDKGVLQVVPLQGGEAIAQVAISH; translated from the coding sequence ATGAAACTGATGTTTGCGTCTGACCTGCATGGCTCGCTGTCTGCCACCGAAACCTTGCTGGCCCGTTTTGAACAGAGCGGCGCCGACTGGCTAATCCTGCTGGGCGATTTTCTCAACCACGGCCCCCGCAATCCGTTGCCGGATCGTTACCAGCCGGCGGACGTGGCGAGCCTGCTGAACCGCTACGCTTCACAGATTATGGCGGTTCGGGGTAATTGCGATAGCGAAGTTGACCAGATGTTGTTGCAGTTTCCGATCACCGCGCCCTGGCAACAGGTGCTGCTGCCTGACAACCGCTTATTTCTGACCCACGGGCACCTTTATCACCCGGAAAAACGACCGCCGCTGCACGCTGGCGACGTGCTGGTGTTCGGTCATACCCATCTCCCGGTGGCCGAGCGACGTGATGATATTTACTGTTTCAATCCCGGTTCTGTCAGCCTGCCAAAAGGCGGTTATCCCGCCAGTTACGGCCTGTTGGATAAAGGCGTGTTGCAGGTTGTGCCATTGCAGGGTGGGGAGGCTATTGCACAGGTTGCGATTAGCCACTAA
- the yfcG gene encoding GSH-dependent disulfide bond oxidoreductase, producing the protein MIDVYYAPTPNGHKITLFLEEAQLPYQLHRVDIGAGDQFKPEFLAISPNNKIPAIVDQQPADRGAPISLFESGAILLYLAEKTGKLLSTDVRERAATLQWLFWQVAGFGPMLGQNHHFNHYAPQPVPYAIDRYQKETERLYGVLNTQLRHHAWLAGSEYSIADIATYPWVVSHDRQRIDLDAFPAVKSWFERIRERPATQRAYQLAAKA; encoded by the coding sequence ATGATTGACGTGTACTACGCCCCTACCCCGAACGGTCACAAAATCACCCTGTTCCTGGAAGAAGCACAGTTACCCTATCAACTGCACCGCGTAGATATCGGCGCGGGCGATCAGTTCAAACCCGAATTCCTGGCGATTTCCCCCAACAACAAAATCCCTGCCATCGTGGATCAACAGCCCGCCGATCGGGGTGCGCCGATAAGCCTGTTCGAATCCGGAGCCATTCTGCTCTATCTGGCCGAAAAAACCGGCAAGCTATTGAGCACCGACGTTCGGGAACGCGCCGCCACCCTGCAATGGCTGTTCTGGCAGGTAGCCGGTTTCGGGCCGATGCTGGGGCAAAACCACCACTTCAACCACTATGCGCCCCAGCCGGTGCCTTACGCCATCGACCGCTATCAGAAAGAAACCGAGCGTCTGTACGGCGTGCTGAACACACAGCTGCGTCACCACGCCTGGCTGGCGGGCAGTGAGTACAGTATTGCCGACATCGCCACCTACCCCTGGGTGGTGTCTCACGATCGTCAGCGCATCGATCTTGATGCCTTCCCGGCGGTGAAAAGCTGGTTTGAACGTATCCGTGAACGTCCGGCCACGCAGCGCGCCTACCAACTCGCGGCGAAAGCCTGA
- the pta gene encoding phosphate acetyltransferase: MSRIIMLIPTGTSVGLTSVSLGVIRSMEQKGVRLSVFKPIAQPRSGESALDQTTTIIRATSAIPAAEPLTMSYVESMLSSNQQDVLLEEIIARYHENTQDAEVVLVEGLVPTRKHQFANALNYEIAKTLNAEIVFVLALGNDSPAQLKERIDIARSSFGGSKNKNITGVIINKLNAPVDEQGRTRPDLSEIFDDSNKASVANVDPKLLFANSPLPVLGCVPWSFDLIATRAIDMANHLNARVINAGDIQTRRVKSVTFCARSIPHMLEHFRPGSLLVTSADRPDVLVAACLAAMNGVEIGALLLTGGYEIDPAINKLCERAFQTGLPVFMVNTNTWQTSLNLQSFNLELPADDHERVEKVQEYVARHIDTQWIDSLTATSERSRRLSPPAFRYQLTELARQASKRIVLPEGDEPRTVKAASICAERGIAQCVLLGNPDEIQRVAAAQGVELGKGIEIVDPIEARERYVPRLVELRKSKGMTEVVAREQLEDNVVLGTLMLEQGEVDGLVSGAVHTTANTIRPPLQLIKTAPGSSLVSSVFFMLLPEQVLVYGDCAINPDPTAEQLAEIAIQSADSAAAFGIEPRVAMISYSTGNSGAGSDVDKVREATRLAQEKRPDLVIDGPLQYDAAIMADVALSKAPNSPVAGKATVFVFPDLNTGNTTYKAVQRSADLISIGPMLQGMRKPVNDLSRGALVDDIVYTVALTAIQATQIA; the protein is encoded by the coding sequence GTGTCCCGTATAATCATGTTGATTCCTACTGGCACCAGCGTGGGCCTGACCAGCGTCAGCCTGGGTGTCATTCGTTCCATGGAACAGAAAGGCGTGCGCCTGAGTGTATTCAAGCCCATCGCTCAGCCGCGTTCCGGTGAAAGCGCACTGGATCAAACCACCACCATCATCCGCGCCACCTCCGCCATTCCGGCCGCCGAGCCGCTGACGATGAGCTATGTGGAATCGATGCTGAGCAGCAACCAGCAGGACGTGCTGCTGGAAGAGATCATCGCCCGCTACCACGAAAACACCCAAGACGCGGAAGTCGTACTGGTGGAAGGCCTGGTACCGACCCGCAAACATCAGTTCGCCAACGCGCTGAACTATGAAATCGCCAAAACGCTGAACGCGGAAATCGTCTTCGTACTGGCGCTGGGCAATGATTCCCCGGCCCAGTTGAAAGAACGCATCGACATCGCCCGTTCCAGCTTCGGCGGCAGCAAGAATAAAAACATCACCGGCGTTATCATCAACAAGCTGAACGCACCGGTGGACGAGCAGGGTCGCACCCGTCCCGATTTGTCTGAAATCTTTGATGATTCCAACAAAGCCAGCGTCGCCAATGTCGATCCGAAGCTGCTGTTTGCCAACAGCCCGCTGCCGGTTCTGGGCTGCGTGCCGTGGAGCTTTGATCTGATCGCCACCCGCGCTATCGACATGGCTAACCACCTGAACGCACGCGTTATCAACGCCGGCGACATTCAGACCCGTCGTGTGAAATCAGTGACCTTCTGCGCCCGCAGCATTCCGCATATGCTGGAGCATTTCCGCCCGGGTTCGCTGCTGGTGACCTCTGCCGACCGTCCGGACGTACTGGTTGCCGCCTGTCTGGCCGCCATGAACGGCGTTGAAATCGGTGCCTTGCTGCTGACCGGCGGCTACGAAATCGACCCGGCCATCAACAAGCTGTGCGAACGTGCCTTCCAGACCGGCCTGCCTGTATTCATGGTCAACACCAACACCTGGCAGACCTCGCTGAACCTGCAGAGTTTCAACCTGGAACTGCCGGCCGACGACCACGAGCGCGTGGAAAAAGTGCAGGAATACGTGGCGCGCCATATCGATACCCAGTGGATCGATTCGCTGACCGCTACCTCCGAGCGTTCACGCCGTCTGTCTCCGCCAGCGTTCCGCTATCAGTTGACCGAACTGGCGCGTCAGGCAAGCAAACGCATCGTACTGCCGGAAGGTGACGAACCGCGTACCGTCAAAGCTGCGTCCATCTGTGCCGAGCGCGGCATCGCGCAGTGCGTATTGCTGGGCAACCCGGATGAAATTCAGCGCGTAGCCGCTGCGCAGGGCGTTGAGCTGGGTAAAGGCATCGAGATCGTCGATCCGATCGAGGCTCGTGAGCGCTATGTACCGCGTCTGGTCGAGCTGCGTAAGAGCAAAGGCATGACCGAAGTGGTCGCCCGCGAACAGCTGGAAGACAACGTGGTGCTGGGCACCCTGATGCTGGAACAAGGCGAAGTAGACGGTCTGGTATCCGGCGCGGTTCACACTACCGCCAACACCATCCGTCCGCCGTTGCAGTTGATCAAGACCGCACCGGGCAGCTCGCTGGTATCCTCCGTGTTCTTTATGTTGCTGCCAGAGCAGGTGCTGGTTTATGGCGACTGCGCCATCAACCCGGATCCGACCGCTGAACAGCTGGCTGAAATCGCTATTCAGTCCGCCGACTCCGCCGCCGCTTTCGGCATCGAACCGCGCGTTGCGATGATCTCCTACTCGACCGGTAACTCCGGCGCCGGTAGCGATGTGGATAAAGTCCGCGAAGCGACCCGTCTGGCGCAGGAAAAACGTCCGGATCTGGTGATCGACGGTCCGCTGCAGTACGACGCCGCCATCATGGCCGACGTGGCGCTGTCCAAAGCGCCGAACTCACCGGTTGCGGGTAAAGCCACCGTGTTCGTGTTCCCGGACCTCAACACCGGCAACACCACCTACAAAGCGGTACAACGTTCCGCCGACCTGATTTCCATCGGGCCGATGCTGCAAGGCATGCGTAAGCCGGTTAACGACCTGTCCCGCGGCGCGCTGGTAGACGACATCGTTTACACCGTAGCACTGACTGCCATTCAGGCCACCCAGATCGCCTGA
- the yfcD gene encoding NUDIX hydrolase YfcD, which yields MVEQTQTAGTEWVDIVDENNEVIAQSSRQQMRAQHLRHRATYIVVHDGMGKILVQRRTEIKDFYPGWLDATAGGVVQSGENLLESARREAEEELGIAGVPFAEHGLFYYESDDCRVWGGLFSCVMHGPFALQAEEIDEVSWLTPEEITARCDEFTPDSLKALSLWLSRNSGSNDYAKPQRVSSRVQNDDDSAGTEDRDAVEEEH from the coding sequence ATGGTGGAACAAACACAGACGGCAGGCACGGAGTGGGTCGACATCGTTGATGAAAACAACGAGGTTATCGCCCAGTCGAGTCGCCAGCAGATGCGCGCTCAGCACCTGCGGCACCGTGCTACCTACATTGTTGTACATGATGGCATGGGCAAGATTCTGGTTCAGCGCCGCACCGAAATCAAAGATTTTTATCCCGGCTGGCTGGATGCAACCGCAGGCGGCGTGGTGCAAAGCGGTGAAAATCTGCTGGAGTCGGCGCGCCGTGAAGCGGAAGAGGAGCTGGGAATCGCCGGCGTGCCGTTTGCCGAACACGGTCTGTTTTACTACGAAAGCGATGACTGTCGGGTATGGGGTGGGCTGTTCAGCTGCGTCATGCATGGCCCGTTTGCCCTGCAGGCGGAAGAGATTGACGAAGTCAGTTGGCTGACGCCGGAGGAGATTACCGCGCGCTGTGATGAGTTCACCCCCGATTCGCTCAAAGCGTTGTCGCTATGGCTAAGCCGCAACAGCGGCAGCAACGACTACGCCAAGCCGCAACGAGTTTCGTCACGAGTCCAGAACGATGACGATTCGGCCGGAACGGAAGATCGCGATGCGGTGGAAGAAGAGCATTGA
- the yfbV gene encoding terminus macrodomain insulation protein YfbV, protein MTTKPSGKTGWLQLFRLGQHYMKTWPADKRLAPVFPENRVARATRFAIRIMPPLAVFTLTWQIALGGQLGPSVATALFALGLPMQGLWWLGRRSVTPLPPSLLHWFHEIRNKLLESGMALAPVEGQPTYQMLADVLNRAFRQLDKTFLDDL, encoded by the coding sequence ATGACGACGAAACCCTCCGGTAAGACAGGATGGCTACAACTGTTCCGTCTGGGCCAGCACTATATGAAAACCTGGCCAGCGGACAAGCGTTTGGCGCCGGTGTTTCCTGAAAATCGTGTGGCGCGTGCCACACGATTTGCGATTCGGATCATGCCGCCGCTGGCCGTCTTTACGCTGACCTGGCAAATCGCGCTGGGCGGGCAACTGGGGCCGAGTGTGGCTACCGCGCTGTTTGCCCTTGGTTTGCCGATGCAGGGACTGTGGTGGCTGGGGCGGCGTTCTGTCACCCCGTTGCCGCCTTCCTTATTACACTGGTTTCATGAAATTCGTAATAAGCTGCTGGAGTCGGGAATGGCGCTGGCGCCGGTGGAAGGGCAACCCACTTATCAGATGCTAGCGGATGTGCTGAATCGTGCCTTTAGGCAACTCGACAAGACGTTCCTGGACGATCTTTGA
- a CDS encoding TIGR01777 family oxidoreductase produces the protein MKLLITGGTGLIGRHLIARLLSLSHQITVVTRSPERARRLWGAQVDYWRGLEEQASLDGFDGVINLAGEPIADKRWTKAQKARLCQSRWDITRQLTQLIRHSQTPPSVFLSGSAVGYYGDQGQALVTEDESPHDDFTHELCARWEALALEAESDQTRVSLLRTGVVLSAEGGALAKMLPVFRLGLGGPIGSGKQYLPWIHIDDMTNAILYLLDNPILSGPFNMVSPYPVRNEKFSAMLASALDRPGFVRTPGWALRILMGEAATLLLGGQRAIPQRLEKAGFGFRFFDLEETLNDLLRPRAG, from the coding sequence ATGAAGTTACTGATCACCGGGGGAACCGGCCTTATTGGACGCCATCTGATTGCGCGTTTGTTGTCCCTGTCACATCAGATAACCGTGGTGACCCGCTCTCCAGAACGCGCGCGACGACTGTGGGGCGCTCAGGTTGATTACTGGCGCGGACTGGAGGAACAAGCCTCGCTGGATGGTTTCGACGGCGTCATCAATCTGGCGGGCGAGCCGATCGCCGACAAACGCTGGACCAAAGCCCAAAAAGCGCGGCTGTGCCAGAGTCGCTGGGATATCACCCGCCAGTTGACGCAGCTGATTCGCCATAGCCAAACGCCGCCTTCGGTATTTCTGTCCGGCTCGGCCGTCGGCTATTACGGCGATCAGGGGCAAGCGCTGGTGACCGAAGATGAATCACCCCACGACGACTTCACCCATGAACTCTGCGCTCGTTGGGAGGCGCTGGCGCTGGAAGCGGAAAGCGACCAGACCCGCGTCAGCCTGTTGCGCACCGGCGTGGTGTTGTCGGCCGAAGGCGGCGCGCTGGCGAAAATGCTGCCGGTTTTCCGGCTGGGGCTGGGCGGCCCGATCGGTTCCGGCAAGCAATACCTGCCGTGGATCCACATTGACGATATGACCAACGCTATTTTGTACCTGCTGGATAACCCGATTCTGAGCGGCCCGTTCAACATGGTGTCGCCCTATCCGGTGCGTAACGAGAAGTTTTCCGCCATGCTGGCGAGCGCGTTGGATCGCCCCGGCTTTGTGCGCACACCCGGCTGGGCGCTCAGGATACTGATGGGCGAAGCGGCGACATTACTGCTGGGCGGGCAACGGGCCATTCCACAACGGCTGGAAAAAGCCGGTTTTGGTTTTCGTTTCTTTGACCTGGAAGAGACGCTGAACGATTTGCTGCGTCCCCGCGCAGGCTGA
- the ackA gene encoding acetate kinase produces MSSKLVLVLNCGSSSLKFAIIDAINGDEYLSGLAECFNLPEARIKWKIDGGKQEAALGAGAAHSEALSFIVNTILSQKPELSAQLVAIGHRIVHGGEKFTQSAVIDDDVLQGIKDAVPFAPLHNPAHLIGIEEALKEFPRLKDKNVAVFDTAFHQTMPEEAYLYALPYKLYKEHHIRRYGAHGTSHYFVSREAAKVLNKPVEELNVITCHLGNGGSVTAIRNGQCVDTSMGLTPLEGLVMGTRSGDIDPAVVFHLHDSLGMSVDSINKLLTKESGLLGLTEVTSDCRYVEDNYETKEDAKRAMNVYCHRLAKYIGSYSALMEGRLDAVIFTGGIGENAAMVRELTLKQLGLLGFEVDHERNLAARFGKGGNIAKDGTRPALVIPTNEELVIAQDALRLTA; encoded by the coding sequence ATGTCGAGTAAGTTAGTACTGGTCCTTAACTGTGGCAGTTCTTCCCTGAAGTTCGCTATCATTGATGCCATCAACGGAGACGAATACCTGTCTGGCCTGGCCGAGTGTTTCAACCTGCCTGAAGCGCGCATCAAATGGAAAATCGATGGCGGTAAGCAGGAAGCTGCACTGGGTGCCGGTGCCGCCCACAGCGAAGCACTGAGTTTCATCGTTAACACCATCCTCAGCCAGAAGCCGGAGTTGTCCGCTCAGCTGGTGGCGATTGGTCATCGTATCGTACATGGCGGCGAGAAATTCACGCAATCAGCGGTTATTGACGACGACGTGCTGCAGGGTATCAAAGACGCTGTCCCGTTTGCACCGCTGCACAACCCGGCTCACCTGATCGGCATCGAAGAAGCACTGAAAGAATTCCCGCGTCTAAAAGACAAGAACGTCGCTGTCTTCGACACCGCGTTCCATCAGACCATGCCGGAAGAAGCCTACCTGTACGCCCTGCCGTACAAATTATACAAAGAACACCACATCCGCCGTTATGGCGCTCACGGTACCAGCCACTACTTTGTTTCTCGTGAAGCGGCGAAAGTCCTGAACAAGCCGGTAGAAGAACTGAACGTGATCACCTGCCACCTGGGCAACGGCGGTTCCGTTACCGCTATCCGCAACGGTCAGTGCGTGGATACCTCCATGGGTCTGACCCCGCTGGAAGGTCTGGTGATGGGTACCCGCAGCGGTGACATCGACCCGGCGGTAGTATTCCACCTGCACGATTCTCTGGGCATGAGCGTAGACAGCATCAACAAACTGCTGACCAAAGAATCCGGCCTGCTGGGTCTGACTGAAGTGACCAGCGACTGCCGTTATGTGGAAGACAACTACGAAACCAAGGAAGACGCCAAACGCGCCATGAACGTGTACTGCCACCGTCTGGCGAAGTACATCGGTTCTTACTCTGCGCTGATGGAAGGTCGTCTGGACGCGGTGATCTTCACCGGCGGCATCGGCGAAAACGCGGCTATGGTGCGTGAGCTGACGCTGAAGCAGTTGGGTCTGCTGGGCTTCGAAGTCGACCACGAACGTAACCTGGCCGCCCGTTTCGGCAAAGGCGGCAACATCGCCAAAGACGGCACCCGCCCGGCTCTGGTGATCCCGACCAACGAAGAGTTGGTCATCGCTCAGGACGCGTTGCGACTGACCGCCTGA